One Salvia splendens isolate huo1 chromosome 22, SspV2, whole genome shotgun sequence DNA segment encodes these proteins:
- the LOC121786140 gene encoding 2-methylpropanoate--CoA ligase CCL4-like, whose protein sequence is MDQLKPSSANSCPLTPLTFLQRAAVVYGDCPSLVYNSTTFTWSQTHSRCLRAASAIASLGFAPGSVVSVVAPNIPAMYELQFAVPMAGCVLNNINIRLDARTISLILLHSESKAVFIDSHLRSLVLESISLLPPDAPRPELILITDDRRDFSSTYEDMLQSGSENFEWVVPASEWDPMTLNYTSGTTSSPKGVIHSHRSLFIITLDSLINWSVPKQPVYLWTLPMFHSNGWSYTWGMAAVGGVNICLRRFDAGALYDAIGNHKVTHMCGAPVILTMLANYPRAAPLRSPVKFMTGGAPPPPQVVLRTEALGFSISHGYGMTEVAGVIVSCAWKPIWSELPAAERARLKARQGVRTLGLTAVDVVDPGNGRSVKRDGVTMGEIVVRGGTLMLGYLKNPAATAKCMRGDGWLYTGDVGVMHPDGYLEIKDRSKDIIISGGENVSSVEVETVLYSNPVVNEAAVVARPDEYWGETPCAFLSLKEGVSPKPPECEMIEFCRERLPHYMVPKTVVFMAELPKTATGKVQKYALRDIANKMGTLSAASRM, encoded by the coding sequence ATGGATCAACTGAAACCCAGCTCCGCCAACTCATGCCCCCTTACCCCACTCACATTCCTTCAACGCGCCGCCGTAGTCTACGGCGACTGCCCTTCCCTCGTCTACAACTCCACCACCTTCACCTGGTCCCAAACCCACTCCCGATGCCTCCGCGCCGCCTCCGCCATCGCCTCCTTGGGGTTCGCCCCGGGCTCCGTCGTGTCCGTGGTGGCGCCCAACATCCCCGCCATGTACGAGCTCCAATTCGCCGTCCCCATGGCCGGCTGCGTCCTCAACAACATCAACATCCGCCTCGACGCCCGAACCATCTCCCTCATCCTCCTCCACTCCGAATCCAAGGCCGTATTCATCGATTCCCACCTCCGCTCCCTCGTGCTCGAGTCCATATCCCTCCTCCCGCCCGACGCTCCCCGCCCCGAGCTTATCCTCATCACCGACGATCGTCGCGATTTCTCTTCCACCTACGAAGATATGTTGCAGAGTGgaagtgaaaattttgaatGGGTGGTTCCGGCTAGCGAGTGGGACCCAATGACTTTGAATTACACCTCCGGCACTACTTCTTCTCCCAAAGGCGTAATTCACAGCCATAGATCGCTTTTTATAATCACATTAGATTCGTTAATCAATTGGTCCGTCCCCAAACAGCCGGTATACCTCTGGACGCTGCCGATGTTCCATTCCAACGGGTGGAGCTACACCTGGGGCATGGCGGCGGTCGGCGGAGTCAACATCTGCCTCCGCCGCTTCGACGCCGGGGCGCTGTACGACGCCATCGGAAACCATAAAGTCACTCACATGTGCGGCGCTCCGGTGATTCTGACAATGCTGGCTAACTACCCCCGCGCGGCGCCGCTCAGATCACCGGTCAAGTTCATGACCGGcggcgcgccgccgccgccgcaggtGGTGCTTCGGACGGAGGCGCTGGGGTTTTCAATCAGCCACGGGTATGGGATGACGGAGGTGGCCGGGGTGATAGTGTCGTGCGCGTGGAAGCCGATTTGGAGCGAGCTTCCGGCGGCGGAGAGGGCGAGGTTGAAGGCGCGGCAGGGGGTTAGGACGCTGGGGCTGACGGCGGTGGACGTGGTGGATCCTGGCAACGGAAGGAGTGTGAAAAGAGATGGAGTGACGATGGGAGAGATCGTGGTGAGAGGAGGGACGCTCATGCTGGGGTATTTAAAAAATCCGGCGGCGACGGCGAAGTGCATGAGGGGGGACGGGTGGCTGTACACGGGCGACGTGGGTGTGATGCACCCGGACGGGTACTTGGAGATAAAGGACAGGTCGAAGGATATAATAATCAGCGGGGGGGAGAATGTGAGCAGCGTGGAGGTGGAGACGGTGCTGTATTCGAACCCGGTGGTAAAtgaggcggcggtggtggcgcgGCCGGATGAGTATTGGGGGGAGACGCCGTGCGCCTTCTTGAGCTTGAAGGAAGGGGTGAGTCCGAAGCCGCCGGAGTGTGAGATGATAGAGTTTTGTCGGGAGAGGCTGCCGCATTACATGGTGCCGAAGACGGTGGTGTTCATGGCGGAGCTGCCGAAAACGGCAACCGGGAAAGTGCAGAAGTATGCGCTGAGAGATATCGCAAACAAAATGGGGACGCTGTCGGCTGCCAGCCGGATGTAG